Proteins encoded by one window of Primulina huaijiensis isolate GDHJ02 chromosome 1, ASM1229523v2, whole genome shotgun sequence:
- the LOC140985174 gene encoding 5-methyltetrahydropteroyltriglutamate--homocysteine methyltransferase-like isoform X1 has protein sequence MLLKLVSSHSLRLPRLNSTASRLHFPEKKMASHIVGYPRMGPKRELKFALESFWDGKSSAEDLEKVSADLRASIWKQMSDAGIKYIPSNTFSYYDQILDTTAMLGAVPSRYNWSGTEIGFSTYFSMARGNASVPAMEMTKWFDTNYHFIVPELGPDLKFSYASHKAVNEYKEAKALGVDTVPVLVGPVTYLLLSKPAKGVEKTFPLLSLLHKILPIYKEVIAELKAAGASWIQFDEPTLVLDLDSHQLEAFTKAYAELESSLSGLNVLIETYFADVPAAAFKTLTSLAGVDGFGFDLVRGSKTLDLIKSEFPSGKILFAGVVDGRNIWANDLDASLITLQSLEGIVGKDKLVVSTSSSLLHTAVDLVNEPKLDQEIKSWLAFAAQKIVEVNALAKALAGKKDEAFFSANSAAQASRKSSPRVNNEAVQNSAAALKGSDHRRATNVSARLDAQQKKLNLPILPTTTIGSFPQTIELRRVRREYKAKKISEEEYISSIKEEINKVVKLQEELDIDVLVHGEPERNDMVEYFGEQLSGFAFTANGWVQSYGSRCVKPPIIYGDVSRPKPMTVFWSTAAQSMTKRPMKGMLTGPVTILNWSFVRNDQPRFETCYQIALAIKHEVEDLEKAGITVIQIDEAALREGLPLRKAEHAFYLDWAVHSFRITNTGVQDTTQIHTHMCYSNFNDIIHSIIDMDADVITIENSRSDEKLLSVFREGVKYGAGIGPGVYDIHSPRIPSTEEIADRINKMLAVLETNILWVNPDCGLKTRKYGEVKPALENMVSAAKLLRTHLASAK, from the exons ATGCTCCTCAAACTCGTGTCTTCCCATTCTCTCCGTCTCCCACGCCTCAATTCAACCGCTTCCCGTCTCCATTTCCCCGAAAA AAAAATGGCATCTCACATCGTTGGATACCCTCGTATGGGCCCTAAGAGAGAGCTGAAGTTTGCTCTGGAATCTTTCTGGGATGGCAAAAGCAGCGCGGAGGATTTGGAAAAGGTGTCTGCTGACCTCAGGGCATCCATCTGGAAGCAGATGTCTGATGCCGGGATCAAGTACATTCCTAGCAACACATTCTCTTACTATGATCAGATACTTGATACAACTGCGATGCTTGGTGCTGTCCCCTCGAGATACAATTGGAGTGGCACTGAGATTGGTTTCTCAACCTACTTTTCCATGGCAAGAGGAAATGCCTCAGTTCCTGCTATGGAAATGACCAAGTGGTTTGACACAAACTA CCACTTTATCGTACCAGAATTGGGGCCAGATTTGAAATTTTCATATGCTTCCCACAAGGCTGTGAACGAGTACAAAGAGGCTAAAGCG CTTGGTGTTGATACCGTTCCTGTACTTGTCGGCCCAGTTACATACTTGTTGCTTTCTAAACCAGCCAAGGGTGTTGAGAAAACTTTCCCTCTTCTCTCTCTTCTTCACAAAATTCTTCCTATCTACAA GGAAGTTATTGCTGAATTGAAGGCAGCAGGTGCTTCATGGATTCAGTTTGATGAGCCCACCCTTGTATTGGATCTTGACTCTCACCAACTGGAAGCATTCACCAAGGCATATGCTGAATTAGAATCAAGCTTATCTGGGCTTAATGTTCTTATCGAGACTTACTTTGCTGATGTCCCTGCGGCGGCATTCAAAACCCTCACCTCTCTTGCCGGAGTCGATGGATTTGGTTTTGATTTGGTCCGTGGTAGCAAGACCCTTGATTTAATCAAGAGCGAATTCCCTTCTGGAAAAATCCTTTTTGCTGGAGTGGTTGATGGCAGGAACATCTGGGCTAATGATCTGGATGCATCTCTCATAACCCTGCAGTCTCTTGAAGGAATTGTGGGAAAGG ACAAGCTTGTTGTGTCCACCTCCTCCTCCCTTCTCCACACTGCTGTGGATCTTGTGAATGAGCCTAAGCTGGACCAAGAAATTAAATCCTGGCTCGCATTTGCTGCACAAAAAATTGTTGAAGTTAATGCTTTGGCAAAGGCACTGGCTGGAAAGAAGGACGAG GCATTCTTCTCTGCTAATTCTGCTGCTCAGGCTTCCAGGAAATCCTCTCCAAGGGTGAATAATGAAGCTGTCCAAAACTCT GCTGCTGCTTTGAAGGGCTCTGACCATCGTCGTGCTACCAATGTTAGTGCTAGACTTGATGCCCAACAAAAAAAGCTTAACCTTCCAATCCTACCAACCACCACCATTGGTTCCTTCCCTCAGACCATTGAACTCAGAAGAGTCCGCCGTGAATACAAAGCCAAAAA GATCTCTGAGGAGGAATATATCTCATCTATCAAAGAGGAGATCAACAAAGTTGTCAAGCTTCAGGAGGAGCTGGACATTGATGTTCTTGTTCATGGAGAGCCAGAG AGGAACGACATGGTTGAGTACTTCGGCGAGCAATTGTCTGGCTTTGCCTTCACTGCCAATGGGTGGGTGCAATCTTATGGATCTCGCTGTGTGAAGCCACCAATCATTTATGGTGATGTGAGTCGCCCCAAGCCAATGACTGTCTTCTGGTCCACTGCTGCTCAGAGCATGACCAAGCGCCCAATGAAGGGAATGCTTACAGGCCCGGTTACCATTCTCAACTGGTCCTTCGTACGAAACGACCAACCCAG ATTCGAAACCTGCTATCAGATCGCCTTGGCCATTAAGCACGAAGTCGAGGATCTTGAGAAGGCAGGAATCACAGTGATCCAAATCGACGAAGCCGCCCTGAGAGAAGGATTGCCTCTGAGGAAGGCTGAACATGCTTTCTATCTAGACTGGGCCGTCCACTCATTCCGAATCACCAACACTGGTGTCCAGGACACGACCCAG ATCCACACCCACATGTGCTACTCCAACTTCAATGACATCATCCACTCCATCATCGACATGGATGCTGATGTGATCACAATTGAGAACTCCCGATCTGATGAGAAGCTGCTATCCGTTTTCCGTGAAGGTGTGAAATACGGTGCTGGAATTGGACCTGGTGTATACGACATCCACTCCCCGAGAATACCCTCCACCGAAGAAATTGCGGACAGAATCAACAAGATGCTTGCTGTTCTTGAAACCAACATCTTGTGGGTAAATCCCGATTGTGGTCTGAAAACGCGCAAGTATGGTGAAGTGAAGCCTGCACTCGAAAACATGGTTTCTGCTGCAAAACTCCTTCGCACTCACCTTGCAAGTGCTAAATGA
- the LOC140985174 gene encoding 5-methyltetrahydropteroyltriglutamate--homocysteine methyltransferase-like isoform X2: MRVCSPIKFVGIVPLVRVSCIKMASHIVGYPRMGPKRELKFALESFWDGKSSAEDLEKVSADLRASIWKQMSDAGIKYIPSNTFSYYDQILDTTAMLGAVPSRYNWSGTEIGFSTYFSMARGNASVPAMEMTKWFDTNYHFIVPELGPDLKFSYASHKAVNEYKEAKALGVDTVPVLVGPVTYLLLSKPAKGVEKTFPLLSLLHKILPIYKEVIAELKAAGASWIQFDEPTLVLDLDSHQLEAFTKAYAELESSLSGLNVLIETYFADVPAAAFKTLTSLAGVDGFGFDLVRGSKTLDLIKSEFPSGKILFAGVVDGRNIWANDLDASLITLQSLEGIVGKDKLVVSTSSSLLHTAVDLVNEPKLDQEIKSWLAFAAQKIVEVNALAKALAGKKDEAFFSANSAAQASRKSSPRVNNEAVQNSAAALKGSDHRRATNVSARLDAQQKKLNLPILPTTTIGSFPQTIELRRVRREYKAKKISEEEYISSIKEEINKVVKLQEELDIDVLVHGEPERNDMVEYFGEQLSGFAFTANGWVQSYGSRCVKPPIIYGDVSRPKPMTVFWSTAAQSMTKRPMKGMLTGPVTILNWSFVRNDQPRFETCYQIALAIKHEVEDLEKAGITVIQIDEAALREGLPLRKAEHAFYLDWAVHSFRITNTGVQDTTQIHTHMCYSNFNDIIHSIIDMDADVITIENSRSDEKLLSVFREGVKYGAGIGPGVYDIHSPRIPSTEEIADRINKMLAVLETNILWVNPDCGLKTRKYGEVKPALENMVSAAKLLRTHLASAK, encoded by the exons ATGAGAGTGTGTAGTCCGATTAAATTTGTCGGCATTGTGCCCCTGGTTCGGGTTTCCTGCAT AAAAATGGCATCTCACATCGTTGGATACCCTCGTATGGGCCCTAAGAGAGAGCTGAAGTTTGCTCTGGAATCTTTCTGGGATGGCAAAAGCAGCGCGGAGGATTTGGAAAAGGTGTCTGCTGACCTCAGGGCATCCATCTGGAAGCAGATGTCTGATGCCGGGATCAAGTACATTCCTAGCAACACATTCTCTTACTATGATCAGATACTTGATACAACTGCGATGCTTGGTGCTGTCCCCTCGAGATACAATTGGAGTGGCACTGAGATTGGTTTCTCAACCTACTTTTCCATGGCAAGAGGAAATGCCTCAGTTCCTGCTATGGAAATGACCAAGTGGTTTGACACAAACTA CCACTTTATCGTACCAGAATTGGGGCCAGATTTGAAATTTTCATATGCTTCCCACAAGGCTGTGAACGAGTACAAAGAGGCTAAAGCG CTTGGTGTTGATACCGTTCCTGTACTTGTCGGCCCAGTTACATACTTGTTGCTTTCTAAACCAGCCAAGGGTGTTGAGAAAACTTTCCCTCTTCTCTCTCTTCTTCACAAAATTCTTCCTATCTACAA GGAAGTTATTGCTGAATTGAAGGCAGCAGGTGCTTCATGGATTCAGTTTGATGAGCCCACCCTTGTATTGGATCTTGACTCTCACCAACTGGAAGCATTCACCAAGGCATATGCTGAATTAGAATCAAGCTTATCTGGGCTTAATGTTCTTATCGAGACTTACTTTGCTGATGTCCCTGCGGCGGCATTCAAAACCCTCACCTCTCTTGCCGGAGTCGATGGATTTGGTTTTGATTTGGTCCGTGGTAGCAAGACCCTTGATTTAATCAAGAGCGAATTCCCTTCTGGAAAAATCCTTTTTGCTGGAGTGGTTGATGGCAGGAACATCTGGGCTAATGATCTGGATGCATCTCTCATAACCCTGCAGTCTCTTGAAGGAATTGTGGGAAAGG ACAAGCTTGTTGTGTCCACCTCCTCCTCCCTTCTCCACACTGCTGTGGATCTTGTGAATGAGCCTAAGCTGGACCAAGAAATTAAATCCTGGCTCGCATTTGCTGCACAAAAAATTGTTGAAGTTAATGCTTTGGCAAAGGCACTGGCTGGAAAGAAGGACGAG GCATTCTTCTCTGCTAATTCTGCTGCTCAGGCTTCCAGGAAATCCTCTCCAAGGGTGAATAATGAAGCTGTCCAAAACTCT GCTGCTGCTTTGAAGGGCTCTGACCATCGTCGTGCTACCAATGTTAGTGCTAGACTTGATGCCCAACAAAAAAAGCTTAACCTTCCAATCCTACCAACCACCACCATTGGTTCCTTCCCTCAGACCATTGAACTCAGAAGAGTCCGCCGTGAATACAAAGCCAAAAA GATCTCTGAGGAGGAATATATCTCATCTATCAAAGAGGAGATCAACAAAGTTGTCAAGCTTCAGGAGGAGCTGGACATTGATGTTCTTGTTCATGGAGAGCCAGAG AGGAACGACATGGTTGAGTACTTCGGCGAGCAATTGTCTGGCTTTGCCTTCACTGCCAATGGGTGGGTGCAATCTTATGGATCTCGCTGTGTGAAGCCACCAATCATTTATGGTGATGTGAGTCGCCCCAAGCCAATGACTGTCTTCTGGTCCACTGCTGCTCAGAGCATGACCAAGCGCCCAATGAAGGGAATGCTTACAGGCCCGGTTACCATTCTCAACTGGTCCTTCGTACGAAACGACCAACCCAG ATTCGAAACCTGCTATCAGATCGCCTTGGCCATTAAGCACGAAGTCGAGGATCTTGAGAAGGCAGGAATCACAGTGATCCAAATCGACGAAGCCGCCCTGAGAGAAGGATTGCCTCTGAGGAAGGCTGAACATGCTTTCTATCTAGACTGGGCCGTCCACTCATTCCGAATCACCAACACTGGTGTCCAGGACACGACCCAG ATCCACACCCACATGTGCTACTCCAACTTCAATGACATCATCCACTCCATCATCGACATGGATGCTGATGTGATCACAATTGAGAACTCCCGATCTGATGAGAAGCTGCTATCCGTTTTCCGTGAAGGTGTGAAATACGGTGCTGGAATTGGACCTGGTGTATACGACATCCACTCCCCGAGAATACCCTCCACCGAAGAAATTGCGGACAGAATCAACAAGATGCTTGCTGTTCTTGAAACCAACATCTTGTGGGTAAATCCCGATTGTGGTCTGAAAACGCGCAAGTATGGTGAAGTGAAGCCTGCACTCGAAAACATGGTTTCTGCTGCAAAACTCCTTCGCACTCACCTTGCAAGTGCTAAATGA
- the LOC140985174 gene encoding 5-methyltetrahydropteroyltriglutamate--homocysteine methyltransferase-like isoform X3, translated as MASHIVGYPRMGPKRELKFALESFWDGKSSAEDLEKVSADLRASIWKQMSDAGIKYIPSNTFSYYDQILDTTAMLGAVPSRYNWSGTEIGFSTYFSMARGNASVPAMEMTKWFDTNYHFIVPELGPDLKFSYASHKAVNEYKEAKALGVDTVPVLVGPVTYLLLSKPAKGVEKTFPLLSLLHKILPIYKEVIAELKAAGASWIQFDEPTLVLDLDSHQLEAFTKAYAELESSLSGLNVLIETYFADVPAAAFKTLTSLAGVDGFGFDLVRGSKTLDLIKSEFPSGKILFAGVVDGRNIWANDLDASLITLQSLEGIVGKDKLVVSTSSSLLHTAVDLVNEPKLDQEIKSWLAFAAQKIVEVNALAKALAGKKDEAFFSANSAAQASRKSSPRVNNEAVQNSAAALKGSDHRRATNVSARLDAQQKKLNLPILPTTTIGSFPQTIELRRVRREYKAKKISEEEYISSIKEEINKVVKLQEELDIDVLVHGEPERNDMVEYFGEQLSGFAFTANGWVQSYGSRCVKPPIIYGDVSRPKPMTVFWSTAAQSMTKRPMKGMLTGPVTILNWSFVRNDQPRFETCYQIALAIKHEVEDLEKAGITVIQIDEAALREGLPLRKAEHAFYLDWAVHSFRITNTGVQDTTQIHTHMCYSNFNDIIHSIIDMDADVITIENSRSDEKLLSVFREGVKYGAGIGPGVYDIHSPRIPSTEEIADRINKMLAVLETNILWVNPDCGLKTRKYGEVKPALENMVSAAKLLRTHLASAK; from the exons ATGGCATCTCACATCGTTGGATACCCTCGTATGGGCCCTAAGAGAGAGCTGAAGTTTGCTCTGGAATCTTTCTGGGATGGCAAAAGCAGCGCGGAGGATTTGGAAAAGGTGTCTGCTGACCTCAGGGCATCCATCTGGAAGCAGATGTCTGATGCCGGGATCAAGTACATTCCTAGCAACACATTCTCTTACTATGATCAGATACTTGATACAACTGCGATGCTTGGTGCTGTCCCCTCGAGATACAATTGGAGTGGCACTGAGATTGGTTTCTCAACCTACTTTTCCATGGCAAGAGGAAATGCCTCAGTTCCTGCTATGGAAATGACCAAGTGGTTTGACACAAACTA CCACTTTATCGTACCAGAATTGGGGCCAGATTTGAAATTTTCATATGCTTCCCACAAGGCTGTGAACGAGTACAAAGAGGCTAAAGCG CTTGGTGTTGATACCGTTCCTGTACTTGTCGGCCCAGTTACATACTTGTTGCTTTCTAAACCAGCCAAGGGTGTTGAGAAAACTTTCCCTCTTCTCTCTCTTCTTCACAAAATTCTTCCTATCTACAA GGAAGTTATTGCTGAATTGAAGGCAGCAGGTGCTTCATGGATTCAGTTTGATGAGCCCACCCTTGTATTGGATCTTGACTCTCACCAACTGGAAGCATTCACCAAGGCATATGCTGAATTAGAATCAAGCTTATCTGGGCTTAATGTTCTTATCGAGACTTACTTTGCTGATGTCCCTGCGGCGGCATTCAAAACCCTCACCTCTCTTGCCGGAGTCGATGGATTTGGTTTTGATTTGGTCCGTGGTAGCAAGACCCTTGATTTAATCAAGAGCGAATTCCCTTCTGGAAAAATCCTTTTTGCTGGAGTGGTTGATGGCAGGAACATCTGGGCTAATGATCTGGATGCATCTCTCATAACCCTGCAGTCTCTTGAAGGAATTGTGGGAAAGG ACAAGCTTGTTGTGTCCACCTCCTCCTCCCTTCTCCACACTGCTGTGGATCTTGTGAATGAGCCTAAGCTGGACCAAGAAATTAAATCCTGGCTCGCATTTGCTGCACAAAAAATTGTTGAAGTTAATGCTTTGGCAAAGGCACTGGCTGGAAAGAAGGACGAG GCATTCTTCTCTGCTAATTCTGCTGCTCAGGCTTCCAGGAAATCCTCTCCAAGGGTGAATAATGAAGCTGTCCAAAACTCT GCTGCTGCTTTGAAGGGCTCTGACCATCGTCGTGCTACCAATGTTAGTGCTAGACTTGATGCCCAACAAAAAAAGCTTAACCTTCCAATCCTACCAACCACCACCATTGGTTCCTTCCCTCAGACCATTGAACTCAGAAGAGTCCGCCGTGAATACAAAGCCAAAAA GATCTCTGAGGAGGAATATATCTCATCTATCAAAGAGGAGATCAACAAAGTTGTCAAGCTTCAGGAGGAGCTGGACATTGATGTTCTTGTTCATGGAGAGCCAGAG AGGAACGACATGGTTGAGTACTTCGGCGAGCAATTGTCTGGCTTTGCCTTCACTGCCAATGGGTGGGTGCAATCTTATGGATCTCGCTGTGTGAAGCCACCAATCATTTATGGTGATGTGAGTCGCCCCAAGCCAATGACTGTCTTCTGGTCCACTGCTGCTCAGAGCATGACCAAGCGCCCAATGAAGGGAATGCTTACAGGCCCGGTTACCATTCTCAACTGGTCCTTCGTACGAAACGACCAACCCAG ATTCGAAACCTGCTATCAGATCGCCTTGGCCATTAAGCACGAAGTCGAGGATCTTGAGAAGGCAGGAATCACAGTGATCCAAATCGACGAAGCCGCCCTGAGAGAAGGATTGCCTCTGAGGAAGGCTGAACATGCTTTCTATCTAGACTGGGCCGTCCACTCATTCCGAATCACCAACACTGGTGTCCAGGACACGACCCAG ATCCACACCCACATGTGCTACTCCAACTTCAATGACATCATCCACTCCATCATCGACATGGATGCTGATGTGATCACAATTGAGAACTCCCGATCTGATGAGAAGCTGCTATCCGTTTTCCGTGAAGGTGTGAAATACGGTGCTGGAATTGGACCTGGTGTATACGACATCCACTCCCCGAGAATACCCTCCACCGAAGAAATTGCGGACAGAATCAACAAGATGCTTGCTGTTCTTGAAACCAACATCTTGTGGGTAAATCCCGATTGTGGTCTGAAAACGCGCAAGTATGGTGAAGTGAAGCCTGCACTCGAAAACATGGTTTCTGCTGCAAAACTCCTTCGCACTCACCTTGCAAGTGCTAAATGA
- the LOC140962295 gene encoding uncharacterized protein, whose translation MGGILGDQVLEIHPVLEIHEFEPFCNWERKEDRDILEVHLQDFKKEQLKVQISHQGTLKISGERSISPSVKSKFYKELTISNIYDSSTISAKFVNGWLHVTMFKRKHVIPEKDDQKAKQGSTKDEDKALPSNDIRDANAKIEDKFRGRKRAATGLKFAKTAVTVAAMGVAVATVVAYVIYMYKSTVVEVDDCNN comes from the exons atggGAGGAATATTAGGTGACCAAGTGCTTGAAATTCATCCAGTGCTTGAAATTCACGAATTTGAACCATTTTGTAACTGGGAACGCAAGGAAGATCGTGACATTCTTGAAGTCCATCTCCAAG ATTTCAAAAAGGAACAGCTAAAAGTGCAAATTAGCCATCAAGGAACACTAAAGATTTCAGGGGAACGCTCAATAAGTCCATCGGTAAAAAGTAAATTCTATAAGGAACTAACAATATCAAACATCTATGATTCCTCAACAATTAGCGCAAAATTTGTAAATGGCTGGCTCCATGTTACAATGTTCAAAAGAAAACATGTGATCCCCGAAAAGGATGATCAAAAGGCAAAACAAGGATCCACCAAAGATGAAGACAAGGCACTGCCTTCAAATGATATAAGAGATGCAAATGCAAAGATAGAAGATAAATTCCGGGGGCGGAAACGGGCGGCTACAGGTTTGAAATTTGCCAAAACAGCCGTGACAGTGGCAGCTATGGGTGTGGCTGTGGCGACGGTGGTGGCTTATGTTATTTACATGTACAAATCTACCGTTGTCGAGGTTGATGATTGTAATAACTAA
- the LOC140962387 gene encoding uncharacterized protein isoform X2: MGTLATTIPTTSDIGLDNICQQIHDSVDKPNVLVQILTSLSQLECRKIREEYKRIYEEDLVQVCQNTEPEVSFLSSLMLNPSERDANFARRALEINESVDYKALIEIFTCRKSSHVMLILEAYRLKYRSHLVLDIAAIEPSHPYQKMLMALSASHKAHNAEISQHIAKCDARRLYQTGEGKAGAIDEAVVLEILSKRSIPQIKLTLFTYNHIYGHSYTAFLKSKDLGDFEDVVRVVATCIYNPSKYFAKNLHECLKGKTTNDKGALVRIMVSRAERQITGNFLLHWLSKASTC, encoded by the exons ATGGGCACCTTAGCAACAACAATTCCAACAACAAGTGACATCGGTCTCGACAACATTTGCCAACAAATTCACGATTCTGTGGACAAGCCCAATGTTCTTGTTCAAATTCTCACGAGTCTAAGCCAGCTGGAGTGCAGGAAGATTAGAGaggaatacaagagaatttacgAAGAAGATCTTGTCCAAGTTTGCCAAAATACTGAGCCGGAGGTCTCGTTTCTGTCGAGTTTGATGCTCAACCCATCCGAGCGTGATGCGAATTTCGCTAGACGGGCACTTGAAATAAATGAATCCGTCGATTACAAGGCCTTGATCGAAATTTTCACGTGCCGGAAATCGAGTCATGTTATGCTCATATTGGAAGCTTATCGCTTGAAGTATAGGAGCCACTTGGTCTTGGACATTGCTGCCATTGAACCATCCCATCCATACCAAAAG ATGTTAATGGCATTATCTGCATCACACAAGGCACACAATGCTGAAATCAGCCAACACATAGCAAAATGTGATGCAAGAAGATTGTACCAAACAGGGGAAGGGAAGGCAGGAGCAATTGATGAAGCTGTTGTGCTGGAGATTCTGAGTAAAAGAAGCATTCCACAGATCAAGCTAACACTTTTCACCTATAACCATATTTATGGCCACAGCTACACAGCT TTCCTTAAAAGTAAGGACCTTGGAGATTTTGAAGATGTAGTGAGAGTTGTTGCCACATGCATTTACAATCCATCCAAGTATTTTGCTAAG AATTTGCACGAATGCCTGAAGGGGAAGACGACAAATGATAAAGGCGCGTTGGTGCGAATTATGGTTAGCAGGGCTGAG AGGCAAATTACAGGGAATTTCTTGCTGCATTGGCTTAGTAAGGCCTCCACCTGTTAA
- the LOC140962387 gene encoding uncharacterized protein isoform X1, translated as MGTLATTIPTTSDIGLDNICQQIHDSVDKPNVLVQILTSLSQLECRKIREEYKRIYEEDLVQVCQNTEPEVSFLSSLMLNPSERDANFARRALEINESVDYKALIEIFTCRKSSHVMLILEAYRLKYRSHLVLDIAAIEPSHPYQKMLMALSASHKAHNAEISQHIAKCDARRLYQTGEGKAGAIDEAVVLEILSKRSIPQIKLTLFTYNHIYGHSYTAFLKSKDLGDFEDVVRVVATCIYNPSKYFAKNLHECLKGKTTNDKGALVRIMVSRAEVDMDEIRRIFKKKYGEELKIVICECVAEANYREFLAALA; from the exons ATGGGCACCTTAGCAACAACAATTCCAACAACAAGTGACATCGGTCTCGACAACATTTGCCAACAAATTCACGATTCTGTGGACAAGCCCAATGTTCTTGTTCAAATTCTCACGAGTCTAAGCCAGCTGGAGTGCAGGAAGATTAGAGaggaatacaagagaatttacgAAGAAGATCTTGTCCAAGTTTGCCAAAATACTGAGCCGGAGGTCTCGTTTCTGTCGAGTTTGATGCTCAACCCATCCGAGCGTGATGCGAATTTCGCTAGACGGGCACTTGAAATAAATGAATCCGTCGATTACAAGGCCTTGATCGAAATTTTCACGTGCCGGAAATCGAGTCATGTTATGCTCATATTGGAAGCTTATCGCTTGAAGTATAGGAGCCACTTGGTCTTGGACATTGCTGCCATTGAACCATCCCATCCATACCAAAAG ATGTTAATGGCATTATCTGCATCACACAAGGCACACAATGCTGAAATCAGCCAACACATAGCAAAATGTGATGCAAGAAGATTGTACCAAACAGGGGAAGGGAAGGCAGGAGCAATTGATGAAGCTGTTGTGCTGGAGATTCTGAGTAAAAGAAGCATTCCACAGATCAAGCTAACACTTTTCACCTATAACCATATTTATGGCCACAGCTACACAGCT TTCCTTAAAAGTAAGGACCTTGGAGATTTTGAAGATGTAGTGAGAGTTGTTGCCACATGCATTTACAATCCATCCAAGTATTTTGCTAAG AATTTGCACGAATGCCTGAAGGGGAAGACGACAAATGATAAAGGCGCGTTGGTGCGAATTATGGTTAGCAGGGCTGAGGTAGACATGGATGAAATTAgaagaattttcaagaaaaagtaTGGTGAAGAATTGAAAATTGTTATTTGTGAATGTGTTGCAGAGGCAAATTACAGGGAATTTCTTGCTGCATTGGCTTAG